DNA from Trichocoleus sp. FACHB-46:
AACCCTGGAGTTTGACCGAGCTGTTAGTAATGTAGTTGACTGGATCGGAGACAACGGCGGCTTCGAAGAAAACCTTTTGATTGTCACCGCTGACCACGACCATTACCTGACCCTGAATGAAAACTTTCCTGAACTCTTGCAAGCAAAGGGTGCAGAAGCCTTAACGTATGAGGAGCATACGCCTGAATCAGCCGGGCATTATTTCGGCTCTGACCCTAACATTAAATATGGTTGGGGATCCCACACGAACCGTCCCGTCCCGGTCTACTACCAAGGTGATGGCTCTGAAGTCCTTGATAGTCTAGTGAGGCAGGGTTATCAAGCTTATGGAGAACAGGTTCCAGGAATTGAAGGGCTTGTTGATCAAGTTCACATCTATCAAACCATGTATGCGGCGATTACTGAAGGAGCGGCCCCACTTCCTGCCCCTCCCATTCCCCAAGAGCAAGCCGAAGCTCTGCCAGCGCGTACCCCCCGATTTGCCAGAGCGGGTGGGGATGTCCTCGATATTGCCACTGATGAAATTGTGTTTGGTGGCAATGGCGCTGACTTGCTCGATGCGTCCGCAGGACAAGGAAGCAATCGAGTTTATGGCCGCAATGGTAATGACATCCTGATTGGCGGCTTTAACGATCGCCTCGCTGGAGACAACGGAGACGATATTTTGTTTGCTGGAACAGGCGGCAATACCTTGATTGGCGGTGAGGGTAGAGATCAGTTCTGGATCGCTTTTGGTAGCCTACCTAATTCTGGCAATCTGATTCGCGACTTTAGAGCAGGAACCGATGTCATTGGCATCTCTGGTCTATCTGGCGTGTCTGAGTTTGAAGACTTATCTCTCATCCAAACTGGTGCTGATACCCGGATTGTGGTCAGCGATTTCCCCTTGGCTGTTGCAGTTCTCACAGGAGTTCAAGCTAATACTCTGGCAAGTGAGAGTTTTGTCTTTGCCTAGTTCGCCATTGCGAAGATGAATGAGTTCAATCACCTCATCAGTAATGCTGATGAGGTGATTGAACCGTGAATTGCGGTTGGCTCAGCCTCAAAAGCCATCAATATTTGAATCGACGAGAGCGGTGAATTAATGCTCTAATTTCGTTTCTAACACCTCAGGATAAGGCAGTCCGCGTTAATTAGGATAACTATGGCTCCTCAAAATATTGTCATTTCACTAGATGGCGCAACGTTCTCCATTCTTAAGAACTATGTGGAGACAGAACAACTCAATCCCAATACAGGGCTTGGTCTGATTGCTAGAGAAGGTGTATTTGTTCCTAGCACTGTCGTGACACCTTCCTTGACAGCACCGAGTCATATTGCGATCGCAACGGGCTCAAGTGCTGCTCGAAATGATATTAATGCCAACTCCTTCCATCTTATTAAAAGCCCCTTCAACACCAATATCAGCGGCTTCGGTGCTCCTATCGGTGGCTATGATGGGTTGCACCCAGATGGAGCACACGAGGATGAAACTTTGACTGCTGAGCCCTTGTGGGTAAAGCTACGAGAAGCGGGTAAGAAAGTAGTTGCAGCGACATTCCCTGGTGCCGATGGAGCCACTATCCGCTTACCAGGAGTTGATCCTGCCCCTATCATCCAGTCCAGCGATATCCGAACGGTGGATTACACGGTCCCATTTGGTGCTTTTGGCGGCCTTGGTGCCAAAGGATTTAGCTTGGATGCAGCAGACTTCACGGTTGCTCCAGAAGCAGCTGCACAAGAGCTGGCACGGCTAGGGATGGCCTCATTCAGCGATGTCAAAGTTGCTGAGTTAGAAGACATTCCTGCTCAGGGACGAGGAAGCCTTACTGGAGGTAGCAGCAATGCCTATGACTTGCAAATTGCAGCGATTGATACCACAGACGACCGAGTGGTGAATTACAACCAAGCAGTTGTCTTCGATGCCAATCGTGGTATTGAACCAATGTCTAACGCCCCCTCAACCGGATCGGCCTTTCTCAATCCCTACAACCAAACGATTCGCCCATTCTTCTTTGAGGGCAGTAATAACGTGGTCGGTACCTCCTTTATTCTCACAAATCTGGCTACTGATCTCTCTACAGTTCGCCTCATCCGGACCTCTGCGAATTACATTCCCCGCCCCGCTGATAATCCAGCAGTGATTGCCGATGTGAACGACATCAATAACACAATTGGATTTTGGCGACCCCAGCCCGACTTCCGCATTGCTCAGCGTATCTCACCAGGGCTTGAAACCTTCCCGGATCTCGAATTAGAAGGTGCAGATGAAGCTTTAATTGACACCTTTGTGGAGTACCAGACAGATGTCTTGTTGCGAGGCATCCAGCAAAATCCTGATGCCGATTTGGTGTTGGGCTATCTAGAGCAACCCGACGGGGCTCAGCACCAATTCTTGTTGACGGACCCCCGCCAAGCCACAGACCCCAGTAACCCTAACTCTATTGGTGGGGGGCAAGATCCGGCTCAGGTTGATCGCTTCCAAGACTATGTTTTGCATGCTTATCAAGTTGCCAGTGATGCTGTACAGCGTGTGATTGACGCCGTGGGAGTCGATGAAGCTGGGGTGCCAAACAGCAACATCGTGATCACTTCTGACCACGGATTTGCGCCGTTCTATACTGCCGTCCATATGAATAACATTCTGGCCAACGCTGGGTTTGACTTGAATCAGGTCCGAGCAGTGACCAGTGGACCAGCGGTGAACATTTACATTAACCTGAAAGGGCGCGAACCAAACGGTACTGTTGAACCCAGCGAATACCAGGCACTGCAACAACAAGTTGTAAGCACGCTGACAGGCTTGCAGGATGAAAACTTCATCTATGCCTCAGAGGAAGACTTTGCTCTGTTCGACAAGATCTACCAACGCCCCATCCCTAGTAACCCCACGGCTCAGGATATTATCAACGCTACCAGCCAATTCATCGGCCAAGACACGGGCGATGGGTTTGCCCTTCTAAGCTTGGGCTACAACTTCGACGGGTTTCAGCCATCAGTCCAGCGCAAAGGCGATGAGGTGCCTCCAGGAGAGCAACAACCCATCTTCTCCGTACCCAGCTTTTATGGTGCACATGGGTATGACCCGAATCTTCCAGAGATGCAAGCCAGCTTTCTGGCAATTGGACCTGATTTTAATGCAAACGCGCTCTCTGACCTTGAAAGAGTTCGCAGCATTGATATTGCGCCCACAATTCTTGATTTGCTGGATGTAGAACCAGCGCCGACGGTAGAAGGGACATCAATCTTTAAACAAACAGGCTCGAATGATTTTGAAACAGCCCTTGAACGACTGGAAGATTATGTTCTGGGCATCGTCGATGATAATCCGCTGCTATTATCAGGCGTGAGAGATGAGATTATTGATACCTTTAATTTCCTAGGAGAGATTGATCCGACTGCCATAGAAAATATTCTCAACTTGGATGGCGATCGCCTCCTCAATGTTGTTGATGATTGGATCACTCTTGATCAAGTCATCAATGTTGCTAATCTCGCCACTTCCTTAGGACAAGGCAGCCTCCTCTTGGGTGAAGAGGCTATCAATGCAATCTCTGGCATCAGTGACCTGGAAGCCTCCACTGCGATTGAAGGGATGAATGCAAGAACCTCAAACTTTACCTTGGCTTAATTAGATTTTGGGTGGTGTTCTAGATCTGTTGGTAACTTTTCAGAAGCCAATACCCTAGATTAGTTTCGAGCATGGTGAGCCACAGGTCTAGAATACTAACAACTTGTTTAGCCAAATCGTCCTTCAATATAGTCACGGGTGCTAGGATGGCTGGCCTCCATGAAGATCCTTGCAGTAGGACCAAACTCTACTAGACGACCGATACGTGTTTCATCTGTCGTAAAGAATGCAGTGGAGTTGGAAATACGTGAGGCTTGCTGCATATTGTGAGTGACAATCACAATCGTTAAGTGCTGGCGCAAACTGCTGATCAATTCCTCGATCTTCATTGTGGCGATCGGATCGAGGGCGGAGCAAGGTTCATCCATCAGCAAAATTTTTGGCTGTACTGCTAAGGCTCTAGCAATACAAAGCCGCTGTTGCTGACCACCAGATAATCCTAAAGCGGATTTGTTGAGATTATCTTTGACCTCATCCCAGAGAGCCGCCCCTCGTAAAGCACCTTCAACAATTTCATCTAGCTTATCTCTGGAGGGTCGTCCCAGCAATTTCACGCCATAAGCTACATTTTCACAGATGCTCATGGTGAAAGGGTTGGGTTTTTGAAAGACCATGCCAATTTGCCGTCGTAGCTGGTTCAAATTGACACGAGAATGATAGATGTTTTGGCCAAAAAATTCGACACGACCTTTGACCTGAACTTTTCCTTCCAACTCAGCAATGCGATTCAACGCCTTAATAAAGGTTGATTTGCCACATCCGGAAGGGCCAATGATTGCTGTCACCTGTCTTGGAGGAATTGCGATCGTCACATCCTCCAAAACTTTATGATTGCCGTAAGCGAAGGTGAGACCAACCACATCAAAAGCAGGAATCAAAGGTTGTAGAACATTTTGAGAGGTAGGAAGGGTTTGGTGAGTGCTAGCATCTAGTGCAGGTTCAGGGAGATCAAACGACATAATTTAGCCAAGCTTCAGGCGACTACGGGTGAGAAAACGTGAGATTAGACTGGTAACTACCACAAGTAACAGCAACACCAACGAAGCTGTCCAAGCTAATTGGCTCCGTTCGGGGTAAGGCTCGTTGTAATAGTTGAAAATGAGTACTGATAGGGAGGGGGTAGGGCTTGTCAAACCTTCCAGCCAGTTTTGGCTGAACAAGGCTGTAAACAGAAGAGGAGCTGTTTCTCCTGCTGCACGAGCGATCGCAAGCAGAATACCCGTAGTAATGCCTGGCAAAGCTGAGGTGATAACAACGCGCCAGGTGGTTTGCAGTTGGCTACCTCCCAAAGCAGCAGAAGCTAAACGCTGAGACACAGGCACCAGCTTCAAAGCCTCTTCCGTGGTAAGCACCACAATGGGTAACATAATCACAGCTAGCGCAAATGCCCCCGCGATCGCAGAAAAGCTACGAGTGGTTAGGACAATAACCCCATACGCAAACACGCCCACGACAATGGAAGGCACACCGCTCAAAACTATCGTCATAAAGCGCACGATCTTGGCCCAAGCCACATCCGCCTTAAACTCTACTAAAAAGATTGCGGTCAAGATGCCAACTGGGATACTGAGCAAGGAAGCCAAGCCTACCATTGTCAAGGTGCCTAGAATGGCATGGGCAAATCCATTGGGCACATCTACAACTCCAGCAGGAGCGGGCAGCGATACTAGCATTTCCCACTTAAATGCAGGGACTCCTGCGGCCAGGATCTTGCCCAAAATTGCGAGTAGTGGCAGGAGCGCTAGTCCCGCTAAACTGAAGGCGATCGCACTCATCCCATAGCTAAAGAACACTCGACGCAGCGAGAGGGGGCAACTGAGTGTGTCTACAAAATCGGCTTCTGTAGAGGGTATAGGAGTGGGGACTGAATCCGTTGACATAAGAATTTATCGACGAGACTGACTGACTACTTGAATCATCAGCACCGCTGCAACATTGACGAGCAGCGTTAGCACAAACAGGATCAAGGCCAAGTACATCAAGGCTCCAACATGCAGTGCATCTAAGGCTTCAGCAAATTCATTGGCTAGAACCGCTGGAATGGTATAACCCAAATCTAGAAGAGAGAGGCTAATTTGAGGAGAATTACCAATTACCATCGTCACTGCCATCGTTTCGCCTAAAGCGCGTCCCAAAGCCAATGTAGCTGCACCTAAAATTCCAGACCCACTTGTAGGTAGCAGCGCACCCACAATCGTTTCCCACCGAGTTGCCCCTAAGGCCATTGAAGCACTGCGAAGCTCATCAGGAAGAGCTAGCAGCGCCTCTCGACTAATCGCTGCAATCGTGGGCAAGATCATGATGGCTAGGATGATCCCTGCCACCAATAAGCTGGGTCCAAAGGGTTCTGTGCTGAATAAGGGCAGCCACTTTAATAGTTGATAGAGCCACTGCTGAATAGGTTGGAGGAAGGGGATCAATACAAAGATTCCCCATAAACCCACAATGACGCTGGGAATAGCAGCTAACAACTCCAAAATAAAAGCAAAGGGCAATCGCACCCAAAGAGGCAAAAAATCTTCGCTCGTGACTAGAGCAACCGCAACGCCAATCGGTACTGCTAGCAAGAGGGCGATCGCAGAGCTGACCAGGGTGCCATAGATGTAGGGCAATGCTCCAAACACCAACTCACCCACATCCCAATCTTGACTCCACAGAAATCCAACGCCAAATCGCTGTATAGCGGGTTGTGCTTGCTGAAAGATAACCCAACCTATCCACAGTAAAGTAGAGACTGTTCCTAGGGCCAAAGCTCTGACTAACCAAGTGAAGCTTTGGTCGAGCCAAAAGTTTTGTCCCCGAGCAAGTTTGAGATCAGGAACAGTAGCTTCTGGATCTAGTAGCAGCGCTAAGGAAGGATTCGTAGCGGCCTTGAGGAACTTATCAACCGATTCAGCTGAGTCAGACATAGATGAAGAGATTGAGTCAAGCTAAGCCAAGAGAGGTTTATAGAAGAGATAGAGGACATCTCTCTTGAAGATGCCCTCACAGTAGTTGTAGTTGATGACAACTTGATTGCTTGAAGCGCAGTCTACTTCACATTGCTTTTAACTACAGCTCTAGCTCGATCAGCCACAGACTTAGGAATTCGGGTGTAGTCTAGATCATCATTGAGATCTTGGCCTTCTGTTAGAACCCACTCCACCATCTTTTTGACGGCCTCAGCTTTAGCAGGATCTGAATACTGCTTGTACACCATTAGCCAAGTAAGACCTGCGATCGGATAGCCATCCGCAGGGTCTCCTTCAAAGACGCGGAAGTTGTCGGGATACTTAACTGCCGCTAGCGCTTTGTTGGCTGTTTCTAACGAGGGAGAAACAAACGCTCCCTGCTTATTCTGCACTTGGGCCGTTTGCAGCTTGTTTTGCTTGGCGTAAGCGTACTCAACATAGCCAATGCCACCAGTGGTCCGAGCGACTTGAGCGGCAACTCCAGGATTGCCCTTACCTTTGATGGGATTGGTGGTCCACTTTGGAGCTGTGCCGACCCCCACCCGACCTTTGAAATAAGGATCGATCGCACTCAAGTGATTGGTGAAGATAAAAGTTGTACCACTACCATCTGCCCGCACAACACTTTTAATTGGCTGATCAGGTAGCTTGGCACCGGGGTTGTCAGCAGCAATTTTAGGGTCATTCCAACGAGTAATTTGGCCTGAAAAAATTGCTGGTAGAACCTTACGAGAAAGCTTCAGGTTATTAACACCAGGGAGGTTATAAACAACTGCAACTGCACCGCCTGCTGTAGGAACCAACAGCACACCATTTTTTACCTCTGCCATTTGGGCATCGGTCATGGCTGCATCGCTACCACCAAAGTCAACCGTGCCAGCAATGACTTGGCGAACACCGCCACCACTACCAATGGCTTGGTAGTTAATTTGCATGTCAGGATACTTCTTTTTGATTTCGGCAGCGTACCGCTCGTAAAGCGGGGCGGGAAAAGTAGCACCTGCGCCGTTTAAGGTTAATGCTTGGGCGATCGCAGTCGAAAGCGGGCCAAATGTAAGAGAAACCGTTGCAACTGAGGCAACAACTGTACGACGAAAAGCGGTCGTAAAAACAACCATATTTGCCTTGTCCTCAATCAGGAAATATCAGCAGCGATCGGTGCTTGGTCAACCACTGATAACCGTACAATTTGACCAGTTAAGTTTAAGTAAATGGATAGATAAGAGTAAGTTAAATTTGGTTGAAAAACTGTTTAATCTTCAGATTTTTGGCTATTTTTCAACTCAATTCTTAACCTTCTTAATTAAATTCATTGATATACTTTTCGATAAGATTTTCTGAGCTATCAAATAAACCTCAACTTCTGCAAGCACCAGAGGAGGGGAGCTACCGCACCGAATAGTTACTTTAATTTCTTAGACTTTGAACAAATAACTACATACTTTGCACAATCAAGTGAGTGAAGCACAACTCTTAAAAGCACTTCAGAAAATCCTAATTTAATTCCTAGCTAAGCTTGCTTTAACCAAAGATAGAATTTTGAGTTAGTTTTGAATTTATTTAGCTCAAAAATTCTCTGGTCTCTTCAGTAATTAGTAGTTACCCTAAGTCCATGATCCAAGCTTATACCAACAAAAACCTCTCTGATTCTTTGCGAGTTTTGGTTCGACCAATGTTGTTGATCTCTCTTGGTCTACATGGGCTACTTTTGTTAATCCCTACAGCTGCCAACCATAAGGCTACCGCTCCAAAATCTGAAAAAACTGTCAAAATTACTCAGCTGTCCCCTACAACGAAACCTTCGAGTATCAAGCCAACCGCTAAAAAACCTGTACCGCAAACTCTGGCAACTATGCCAAAAGCAGTGCGTCTACCGATCGCTCGCACAGCCCAATCCCAACCGATCATTCCAGCTATTGCTAAACCACTACCGCTTGAACGGGTTCAAGCGGTAGTGGCTGACCCCACGCCTATTACTTCTAGCCCTACGCCTGCACCTACGGAGACAACCGCACCCACAGATACAGAGGCACTCGCACCCACCGCTACCAACCCGTTAGAGGATTTTCCACACTTTCCAGGCGCTAAGGCTGGCTGTCTCGATATTCCTTCTTGCTTTCAGACAGGTAATCCTCTCGCTAAAGTAGCGGCTTATTTTGAAAAAGAGCTGCCAGCCAAACAGTATGAGCAGCGCTTAGAAATAGACGAAACAGATCGAAAAGTTTATCAATTCTCGCGAGCAGGTTTGACCCAGTATCTCAGCTTGATTGAGATTGAGGGAACTGGAACTGTCTATGTTCTCGCCGATGCGCCCCGCACTTTAGACGAGCTGAAAAAAGCTGTAGAAGTTCCGGTTGAGTTGGGCAATGTTTTAGCACAACTAGTTCCCGAAACTGGAGCGGCAGGCATTAATGGTGAGGACTTTGCTGACAGTATCAACGCCACTCCTAAGGATTTCACAGAGCCTGAAAGGTTTTATGAGAGTTTAGGTGGTGTTGATGCAGAAGGCTTTGAGATTACCCCAACTCCCAACTCAGAGATCTACGGCGATCTAAAGGTCGTCCGAGGGCAAACGCCTGAGCAAATTCTCGTCAGCACCATAACGCCTACTCTCCAAGGTAACGGTTTTACGGTTTCAGCCAATTCTTCAGGTGAGTATGGGGGAGGATTGCTTTATCAAATTCAGAAGGGTAAGTTCACGGGCTACCTGAATCTAGTACCAACCAAAGATGGCACTGGAACTATTGTCACCGTTTGGACTAGTTCTCCGATGTAACTAAGTTCTGAGTGACTCTGCTCAATGCTCCTAAACAATTTCTGAAACGATTTCTGGGAAGTTCTCAGGCGATCGCTTAACTCTCATCCACAGCTAGGGAAACGCGATCGCCTCCCACATCTCGCATGGTTGCTAGCAACTTTACTACCTGTTCGTAGGGTAACTTGCTATCTGCTTTCAGAATCACTGCTCCCTTAGGATTTTGCACCAAGTAGGCTTGCATCTGTTGCGCTAGTGCTGCTTCATTGGTTGGCTGGTCAGCGAGTAAGACTTGTCCTTGCCGATTCAAGCCCACTACCAGGGGATCAGGAGTATTTTGCAGTTCTGTACTGGTATTAGCACTGGGTAGAGTAATATTGACTGTTTTTTGATTGGTCAGCGTCATGGAGACAATAATAAAGAATGTCAGAACAGTCATGATCACATCCATCATGGGAAGCAGATTTAACTCTGGCATCTCAGCTCTGTTCTGACGAGACTTAAATCGCATCTTTTTCTGTGCCTAACTTGGTGTTTAACTTAGCTGAGTTAGTGTCCTTCAACTGAAACGACCGCATCGTTAGCGGTGGGGCGGGAGGCGATCGCATATTTTGGTGAAGTTTGGCTAGGTTGGTGCGGTTCATACCAAAACTGCCGATAAATCAGCTCTAGCCCACTGCCTGCTTCTGAGAAATAGTCCATCTGTTGAGCTTGTAAGGTCACAAATACCCGAAAGCAAGCCAGAGCCATGATCGCCACAATCATTCCAGTTGCTGTCGAAATTAACGCCTCGCCAATCCCCGCAGCGGCTTTTGTTGTATCTGCTGCGGTACCGCCAGTCCCAATGTTGAGGTTGGCAAAAGTTGTGATCAATCCTGTAACAGTTCCCAACAGACCCAGCAGCGGTGCTATGCCCACAACAGTCTCTAGGAGTTTGTCGCCCTTACGCATTTTGACAAACTCTTTGTCTCCAGCCGCTTCCATGGCTAAGTGAAATGTTTCAGGAGTGGGCTGGTTTAGTTTCAAGGGTGCTAGTAAGAAGCGACCAATCGATAGATCTTGAGCTTGGTGAGCGATCGTCATCGCCTTCTCTAGGTCGTAGCGAGCAGCTTCTAAAACATCATGGACAATGCGATCTTCTTGCCGCAGTAGTTTGAACCAAAACCAAGCTCGTTCTAGGGCACAGGCAACAGAGGCAACAGACAAACCTAAAAGGGGCCACATAACAGGACCTCCCACTAAGAATAAATCAAATACTTTAGCCATGATTTCTTTAGAAACAGCCAGCTTTTCAGTTCTTGACTGCAATCAATTCACCGTCTACAGAATACCTGAGCTATGTTCCCTACATAGTTAAGGCAGCGTAAGCAAAAAGATAACTTGCGGTTAAGTTCTATTCCTATAAACTTCTTCAGCAGTTATTAGATTACTTTTGGCAAACTTTATGATGGCAATTTCAAGTGTCAAATAGCTTAAAACCTTTAGTGAAGTTATGCACCTCCCAGGTGCGATCGTCCAGTTGACCCATTGCTTGAATACAAGTTGAAAATTGCTGCCACTTCTCCTGGGCATGTTGAAACTGTGGATCAAATCCGGTTACCTGACAGAAAGTTTCAAATCCGTTATCCCAGTAGAAGGTGCCAAGTGCTTTTCTAAGTTGATGAAATTGAGCAGGTTCCATAAGTGTCGCTGAAAAGGAATCAGAACTGCCCGCTTTACCTCGGTAGGGGAGAAAAAAGTACTGCCTGAATTCAGGCAATTTGATCAGCTTCAGTAAGCCCCAGCTTTCAGACAGAGTTAGCCAATCCTTCCATACATTTTTAACGGGTTGATCCCTTCGCTTGGGATAACGGATGCAGCGAGCAGTTCTACTTGTTCCACTATCTCAGAGAGCTAGAAGCAAAGTGCTGTGATCCACCATCCAGTGATCGCATCTTAGCAATCTTTTCCTTGAAGTAACCACCAGAACTAATGATCATCACTGCTTAGGGCGATCGCAAATCCTGTGATAACGCTCCTGTGCCTTTAGCGTCCAGCGCTGTTCTTGCCCTTGGAAGAGAATCGCGCAAATGAGAAGAATGTGGGGTTTAAGGACAACAAGGGCGATCGCAATATCCCACCCCTACGCATACCGGTAATCACCTGATCTAGCTCGAGATGTTGTAGATGGGTTGAAGCCAAGTATAGCAGTCGTTGTAGCGCTTGGTTCGACCGCGATTGTCGGTAGGAGCATGACGATGCGATCGCTTCAGTCTTTTCTTGCTAGCCCAGATTGCTCAAATGCTGAGTCAAAAAATCAATAAAGATCTGAACTCGAAGCGAATATCGGCGGTTGGGCAGGTAAAGGGCATAGATGTCTGTATCAAGATTGGCTTGAGGATGAAACTGAAAATCGGTTAACACAGCTTGCAATTTGCCAGCTTGAATATCTTCATTAATTAACCAGGTCGGCATCAAAATTAGACCCACACCATCCAGGCAAACTTGACGCAGCACTTCAGAGTTATTCACATTCAGGGAACCATTAACCTTGATGTCACAGACTTCCTCGTAACGCTTGAACCGCCAAATTTCGTCCCCTGTGGCGTAGGTAAAGCACAAACAATTGTGGTGGATTAAATCATCGGGATGAGTTGGAATGCCGTAACGCTCGAAATAAGCTGGACTTCCGCATACCAAACGGGTATGAGATGCTAGTTTGCGGAGAATCAGGCGATCGCTAGAGCGCTCAAGATTGCCAATGCGAATCACCAGATCAAGATCTTCTTCAACCAGGTTTGCTAACCCATCGCTCAAGCGCAGATCTAGCTTGACTTGGGGATACTGAGCCAGAAATTTACTCAAGAGTGGTGCAATTAGAGTAGAACGGTGAGTTACTCAAGCACTGCTTGCCAGGAGGCAACCATGACATTGACGATACTTCAGATTTCATTTGTCCCTGGTGTTTAGTAGCAGAAACGCGATTGAATCGGGCAATTGAGCAGTTAAATTCACCGGTTGAAATTCAGAAAATCTGGTCTCCATTCGAGCTAAACCCAGATATGCCTGAAGCTGGAATGGATCGCATCGCAGCCAGAAGTTTGGCAGTTGGGAATATTCGCGGCAATTGGATGCGAACACACTTCAAGCCACTCAAAACGATGGCATCGGATTTCGCTACGACTTAATGACCGTTACCCCAAACACGCTGAAAGCCCACCGATTGACGTGGTTTGCGGGACAACAAGGCAAAGCAACAGCAATGGCAGAACGGATTCTAAACGCTTATTTCACAGAAGGACAGAACATTGTCGAAGTTCAAGTCTTAACGGATCTAGCGACTGAAGTGGGTCTAGATGCAGAAGCAGCGAAAACTTTTCTGTTGTCGGATATAGGAATTCAAGAGATCCGAAACTTGGAACAACAAGCAATCGCTC
Protein-coding regions in this window:
- a CDS encoding alkaline phosphatase family protein; its protein translation is MAPQNIVISLDGATFSILKNYVETEQLNPNTGLGLIAREGVFVPSTVVTPSLTAPSHIAIATGSSAARNDINANSFHLIKSPFNTNISGFGAPIGGYDGLHPDGAHEDETLTAEPLWVKLREAGKKVVAATFPGADGATIRLPGVDPAPIIQSSDIRTVDYTVPFGAFGGLGAKGFSLDAADFTVAPEAAAQELARLGMASFSDVKVAELEDIPAQGRGSLTGGSSNAYDLQIAAIDTTDDRVVNYNQAVVFDANRGIEPMSNAPSTGSAFLNPYNQTIRPFFFEGSNNVVGTSFILTNLATDLSTVRLIRTSANYIPRPADNPAVIADVNDINNTIGFWRPQPDFRIAQRISPGLETFPDLELEGADEALIDTFVEYQTDVLLRGIQQNPDADLVLGYLEQPDGAQHQFLLTDPRQATDPSNPNSIGGGQDPAQVDRFQDYVLHAYQVASDAVQRVIDAVGVDEAGVPNSNIVITSDHGFAPFYTAVHMNNILANAGFDLNQVRAVTSGPAVNIYINLKGREPNGTVEPSEYQALQQQVVSTLTGLQDENFIYASEEDFALFDKIYQRPIPSNPTAQDIINATSQFIGQDTGDGFALLSLGYNFDGFQPSVQRKGDEVPPGEQQPIFSVPSFYGAHGYDPNLPEMQASFLAIGPDFNANALSDLERVRSIDIAPTILDLLDVEPAPTVEGTSIFKQTGSNDFETALERLEDYVLGIVDDNPLLLSGVRDEIIDTFNFLGEIDPTAIENILNLDGDRLLNVVDDWITLDQVINVANLATSLGQGSLLLGEEAINAISGISDLEASTAIEGMNARTSNFTLA
- the pstB gene encoding phosphate ABC transporter ATP-binding protein PstB produces the protein MIPAFDVVGLTFAYGNHKVLEDVTIAIPPRQVTAIIGPSGCGKSTFIKALNRIAELEGKVQVKGRVEFFGQNIYHSRVNLNQLRRQIGMVFQKPNPFTMSICENVAYGVKLLGRPSRDKLDEIVEGALRGAALWDEVKDNLNKSALGLSGGQQQRLCIARALAVQPKILLMDEPCSALDPIATMKIEELISSLRQHLTIVIVTHNMQQASRISNSTAFFTTDETRIGRLVEFGPTARIFMEASHPSTRDYIEGRFG
- the pstA gene encoding phosphate ABC transporter permease PstA; translated protein: MSTDSVPTPIPSTEADFVDTLSCPLSLRRVFFSYGMSAIAFSLAGLALLPLLAILGKILAAGVPAFKWEMLVSLPAPAGVVDVPNGFAHAILGTLTMVGLASLLSIPVGILTAIFLVEFKADVAWAKIVRFMTIVLSGVPSIVVGVFAYGVIVLTTRSFSAIAGAFALAVIMLPIVVLTTEEALKLVPVSQRLASAALGGSQLQTTWRVVITSALPGITTGILLAIARAAGETAPLLFTALFSQNWLEGLTSPTPSLSVLIFNYYNEPYPERSQLAWTASLVLLLLVVVTSLISRFLTRSRLKLG
- the pstC gene encoding phosphate ABC transporter permease subunit PstC is translated as MSDSAESVDKFLKAATNPSLALLLDPEATVPDLKLARGQNFWLDQSFTWLVRALALGTVSTLLWIGWVIFQQAQPAIQRFGVGFLWSQDWDVGELVFGALPYIYGTLVSSAIALLLAVPIGVAVALVTSEDFLPLWVRLPFAFILELLAAIPSVIVGLWGIFVLIPFLQPIQQWLYQLLKWLPLFSTEPFGPSLLVAGIILAIMILPTIAAISREALLALPDELRSASMALGATRWETIVGALLPTSGSGILGAATLALGRALGETMAVTMVIGNSPQISLSLLDLGYTIPAVLANEFAEALDALHVGALMYLALILFVLTLLVNVAAVLMIQVVSQSRR
- the pstS gene encoding phosphate ABC transporter substrate-binding protein PstS, which produces MVVFTTAFRRTVVASVATVSLTFGPLSTAIAQALTLNGAGATFPAPLYERYAAEIKKKYPDMQINYQAIGSGGGVRQVIAGTVDFGGSDAAMTDAQMAEVKNGVLLVPTAGGAVAVVYNLPGVNNLKLSRKVLPAIFSGQITRWNDPKIAADNPGAKLPDQPIKSVVRADGSGTTFIFTNHLSAIDPYFKGRVGVGTAPKWTTNPIKGKGNPGVAAQVARTTGGIGYVEYAYAKQNKLQTAQVQNKQGAFVSPSLETANKALAAVKYPDNFRVFEGDPADGYPIAGLTWLMVYKQYSDPAKAEAVKKMVEWVLTEGQDLNDDLDYTRIPKSVADRARAVVKSNVK
- a CDS encoding biopolymer transporter ExbD, whose translation is MRFKSRQNRAEMPELNLLPMMDVIMTVLTFFIIVSMTLTNQKTVNITLPSANTSTELQNTPDPLVVGLNRQGQVLLADQPTNEAALAQQMQAYLVQNPKGAVILKADSKLPYEQVVKLLATMRDVGGDRVSLAVDES
- a CDS encoding MotA/TolQ/ExbB proton channel family protein, yielding MWPLLGLSVASVACALERAWFWFKLLRQEDRIVHDVLEAARYDLEKAMTIAHQAQDLSIGRFLLAPLKLNQPTPETFHLAMEAAGDKEFVKMRKGDKLLETVVGIAPLLGLLGTVTGLITTFANLNIGTGGTAADTTKAAAGIGEALISTATGMIVAIMALACFRVFVTLQAQQMDYFSEAGSGLELIYRQFWYEPHQPSQTSPKYAIASRPTANDAVVSVEGH
- a CDS encoding LysR substrate-binding domain-containing protein; the encoded protein is MAPLLSKFLAQYPQVKLDLRLSDGLANLVEEDLDLVIRIGNLERSSDRLILRKLASHTRLVCGSPAYFERYGIPTHPDDLIHHNCLCFTYATGDEIWRFKRYEEVCDIKVNGSLNVNNSEVLRQVCLDGVGLILMPTWLINEDIQAGKLQAVLTDFQFHPQANLDTDIYALYLPNRRYSLRVQIFIDFLTQHLSNLG